One genomic segment of Streptomyces sp. RerS4 includes these proteins:
- the rplE gene encoding 50S ribosomal protein L5 — protein sequence MATTPRLKTKYREEIAGKLREEFSYENVMQIPGLVKIVVNMGVGDAARDSKLIDGAIRDLTTITGQKPAVTKARKSIAQFKLREGQPIGCHVTLRGDRMWEFLDRTLSLALPRIRDFRGLSPKQFDGRGNYTFGLTEQVMFHEIDQDKIDRTRGMDITVVTTATNDDEGRALLRHLGFPFKEA from the coding sequence ATGGCTACCACTCCGCGTCTGAAGACGAAGTACCGCGAGGAGATCGCGGGCAAGCTGCGTGAGGAGTTCTCCTACGAGAACGTCATGCAGATCCCCGGCCTCGTCAAGATCGTCGTGAACATGGGTGTCGGCGACGCCGCCCGTGACTCGAAGCTGATCGACGGTGCCATCCGCGACCTGACGACGATCACCGGTCAGAAGCCGGCCGTCACGAAGGCCCGCAAGTCCATCGCGCAGTTCAAGCTGCGTGAGGGTCAGCCGATCGGCTGCCACGTCACCCTCCGCGGTGACCGCATGTGGGAGTTCCTGGACCGTACGCTGTCGCTCGCGCTGCCGCGTATCCGTGACTTCCGCGGTCTGTCGCCGAAGCAGTTCGACGGCCGTGGCAACTACACCTTCGGTCTCACGGAGCAGGTCATGTTCCACGAGATCGACCAGGACAAGATCGACCGTACCCGGGGTATGGACATCACCGTGGTCACCACGGCGACCAACGACGACGAGGGCCGTGCCCTCCTTCGTCACCTCGGCTTCCCCTTCAAGGAGGCGTAA
- a CDS encoding type Z 30S ribosomal protein S14, translated as MAKKALIAKAARKPKFGVRAYTRCQRCGRPHSVYRKFGLCRVCLREMAHRGELPGVTKSSW; from the coding sequence ATGGCGAAGAAGGCTCTCATCGCGAAGGCTGCCCGTAAGCCCAAGTTCGGTGTGCGTGCGTACACCCGCTGCCAGCGCTGCGGTCGCCCCCACTCCGTGTACCGCAAGTTCGGCCTCTGCCGCGTGTGCCTCCGTGAGATGGCTCACCGTGGCGAGCTGCCGGGCGTGACCAAGAGCTCCTGGTAA
- the rpsH gene encoding 30S ribosomal protein S8, with translation MTMTDPIADMLTRLRNANSAYHDTVVMPHSKIKSHIAEILKQEGFITGWKVEDAEVGKNLVLELKFGPNRERSIAGIKRISKPGLRVYAKSTNLPKVLGGLGVAIISTSHGLLTGQQAGKKGVGGEVLAYVW, from the coding sequence ATGACCATGACTGACCCGATCGCAGACATGCTCACGCGTCTGCGTAACGCTAACTCGGCGTACCACGACACCGTCGTGATGCCGCACAGCAAGATCAAGTCGCACATCGCAGAGATCCTCAAGCAGGAGGGTTTCATCACCGGCTGGAAGGTCGAGGACGCCGAGGTCGGCAAGAACCTCGTCCTCGAGCTGAAGTTCGGGCCGAACCGTGAGCGCTCCATCGCGGGCATCAAGCGGATCTCGAAGCCCGGTCTGCGCGTGTACGCGAAGTCCACCAACCTGCCGAAGGTCCTCGGTGGCCTGGGCGTGGCGATCATCTCCACGTCGCACGGTCTCCTGACCGGCCAGCAGGCAGGCAAGAAGGGCGTAGGTGGGGAAGTCCTCGCCTACGTCTGGTAG
- the rplF gene encoding 50S ribosomal protein L6, with amino-acid sequence MSRIGKLPIQVPAGVDVTIDGQTVAVKGPKGSLSHTVKAPIEIVKGEDGVLNVTRPNDERQNKALHGLSRTLVANMITGVTTGYVKALEISGVGYRVAAKGSDLEFQLGYSHPILIEAPEGISFKVESPTKFTVEGIDKQKVGEVAANIRKLRKPDPYKAKGVKYAGEVIRRKVGKAGK; translated from the coding sequence ATGTCGCGAATCGGCAAGCTCCCCATCCAGGTTCCCGCCGGTGTGGACGTCACCATCGACGGCCAGACGGTCGCGGTGAAGGGCCCCAAGGGTTCCCTCTCGCACACCGTCAAGGCGCCGATCGAGATCGTCAAGGGTGAGGACGGCGTTCTGAACGTCACCCGCCCGAACGACGAGCGTCAGAACAAGGCCCTGCACGGCCTGTCCCGCACGCTGGTGGCGAACATGATCACCGGCGTGACCACGGGGTACGTCAAGGCTCTCGAGATCAGCGGTGTCGGTTACCGCGTCGCCGCGAAGGGCTCCGACCTGGAGTTCCAGCTTGGCTACAGCCACCCGATCCTGATCGAGGCGCCCGAGGGCATCTCGTTCAAGGTCGAGTCGCCCACCAAGTTCACGGTCGAGGGCATCGACAAGCAGAAGGTCGGCGAGGTCGCCGCCAACATCCGCAAGCTGCGGAAGCCCGACCCGTACAAGGCCAAGGGTGTCAAGTACGCCGGCGAAGTCATCCGCCGCAAGGTCGGAAAGGCTGGTAAGTAG
- the rplR gene encoding 50S ribosomal protein L18 yields the protein MAYGVKIAKGDAYKRAAKARRHIRIRKNVSGTAERPRLVVTRSNRNIVAQVIDDLQGHTLASASTLDASIRGGEGDKSAQAQAVGALVAERAKAAGVETVVFDRGGNRYAGRIAALADAAREAGLKF from the coding sequence ATGGCATACGGTGTGAAGATCGCCAAGGGCGACGCGTACAAGCGCGCTGCCAAGGCTCGCCGCCACATCCGCATCCGCAAGAACGTCTCGGGTACGGCGGAGCGTCCGCGCCTCGTCGTGACGCGTTCCAACCGCAACATCGTTGCTCAGGTCATCGACGACCTCCAGGGTCACACCCTGGCGTCGGCGTCGACCCTGGACGCTTCGATCCGCGGTGGCGAAGGCGACAAGAGCGCCCAGGCCCAGGCTGTCGGCGCGCTCGTCGCCGAGCGTGCCAAGGCCGCGGGTGTCGAGACCGTCGTGTTCGACCGCGGTGGCAACCGATACGCCGGGCGCATTGCCGCTCTGGCTGACGCCGCCCGCGAAGCCGGGCTGAAGTTCTAA
- the rpsE gene encoding 30S ribosomal protein S5, producing MAGPQRRGSGAGGGERRDRKGRDGGAAAEKTAYVERVVAINRVAKVVKGGRRFSFTALVVVGDGDGTVGVGYGKAKEVPAAIAKGVEEAKKNFFKVPRIQGTIPHPIQGEKAAGVVLLKPASPGTGVIAGGPVRAVLECAGVHDILSKSLGSDNAINIVHATVEALKGLQRPEEIAARRGLALEDVAPAALLRARAGAGV from the coding sequence ATGGCTGGACCCCAGCGCCGCGGAAGCGGTGCCGGTGGCGGCGAGCGGCGGGACCGGAAGGGTCGCGACGGTGGCGCTGCCGCCGAGAAGACCGCTTACGTTGAGCGCGTTGTCGCGATCAACCGTGTCGCCAAGGTTGTCAAGGGTGGTCGTCGCTTCAGCTTCACCGCGCTCGTCGTGGTGGGTGACGGTGACGGCACCGTAGGTGTCGGTTACGGCAAGGCCAAGGAAGTTCCCGCGGCCATCGCCAAGGGCGTCGAGGAAGCCAAGAAGAACTTCTTCAAGGTTCCCCGCATCCAGGGCACCATCCCGCACCCGATCCAGGGCGAGAAGGCGGCCGGCGTTGTCCTGCTGAAGCCTGCTTCCCCCGGTACCGGTGTTATCGCCGGTGGCCCGGTGCGCGCCGTTCTGGAGTGCGCCGGCGTTCACGACATCCTGTCGAAGTCGCTCGGCTCCGACAACGCGATCAACATCGTGCACGCGACCGTGGAGGCCCTGAAGGGTCTGCAGCGTCCCGAGGAGATCGCGGCTCGCCGTGGTCTGGCCCTCGAGGACGTCGCTCCCGCGGCTCTGCTCCGTGCGCGCGCTGGGGCGGGTGTCTGA
- the rpmD gene encoding 50S ribosomal protein L30, with amino-acid sequence MARLKITQTKSYIGSKQNHRDTLRSLGLKRLNDVVVKEDRPEFRGMVHTVRHLVTVEEVD; translated from the coding sequence ATGGCCCGCCTCAAGATCACGCAGACGAAGTCGTACATCGGCAGCAAGCAGAACCACCGCGACACGCTGCGTTCGCTCGGGCTCAAGCGCCTGAACGACGTCGTCGTCAAGGAGGACCGCCCCGAGTTCCGCGGAATGGTGCACACCGTCCGCCACCTCGTGACGGTTGAGGAGGTTGACTAA
- the rplO gene encoding 50S ribosomal protein L15: MAENSPLKAHNLRPAPGAKTAKTRVGRGEASKGKTAGRGTKGQKARYQIPQRFEGGQMPLHMRLPKLKGFKNPFRTEFQVVNLDKLGALYPEGGEVTVADLVAKGAVRKNSLVKVLGQGEISVALQVSVDAVSGSAKEKIAAAGGTVTELV, translated from the coding sequence ATGGCTGAGAACAGCCCGCTGAAGGCCCACAACCTCCGTCCCGCCCCCGGCGCCAAGACCGCGAAGACCCGTGTCGGTCGTGGTGAGGCGTCGAAGGGTAAGACGGCCGGTCGTGGTACGAAGGGCCAGAAGGCCCGTTACCAGATCCCGCAGCGCTTCGAGGGTGGGCAGATGCCCCTCCACATGCGTCTGCCGAAGCTCAAGGGCTTCAAGAACCCGTTCCGCACCGAGTTCCAGGTCGTGAACCTGGACAAGCTCGGCGCTCTCTACCCCGAGGGTGGAGAAGTCACGGTGGCCGACCTGGTCGCCAAGGGCGCGGTTCGCAAGAACAGCCTCGTCAAGGTCCTGGGCCAGGGCGAGATCTCCGTGGCGCTGCAGGTTTCGGTTGACGCCGTCTCCGGCTCCGCCAAGGAGAAGATCGCCGCCGCAGGTGGCACCGTCACCGAGCTCGTCTAA